One part of the Amphiprion ocellaris isolate individual 3 ecotype Okinawa chromosome 24, ASM2253959v1, whole genome shotgun sequence genome encodes these proteins:
- the LOC111562799 gene encoding histone-arginine methyltransferase CARM1-like yields MEESSEESLAFSVRVFTLQEEARSEEAHMETHEEEEHIQAEVIREQYVHVFRQKAEQELTVFLTKGLEAQQLTVQDANRASVFQFTVCEDMDCCQVGGQSFLVTIGKLSLLLQFKTAADMKNFQRLLKRGDVKDSRISCRGGDERGDEDAERGQAASRRHPTVFETRTENAPTQCYQFHSCLSLQQSLLQDYLRTATYQRAILANDADFRDKVVLDVCCGSGILSFFAAQAGASKVYAVDSSPMAKYTKILVQSNHLSERIRVLDREVRQVNCPDMVDVIVSEPMGYMLLNERLMGNFLYARKWLKPNGLMFPSYGDIHLAPFTDEQLYFEHYAQASFWQQRSFYGVSLSALHSAAVDEFFRQPIVDTFDVHILMARSVKHCINFMEAKEEDLHRVEIPFVFTLLQSGLVHGFAFWFDVAYRGSKSTVWLSTAPTEPLTRWAQIRCLLQTPLFAKLGQTLSGTVLLAANNKQSYDIHITATVDQSGFRSGNILDLKNPFFRIPSWCQN; encoded by the exons ATGGAGGAGAGCAGTGAGGAGTCACTGGCTTTCTCCGTCAGGGTCTTCACTCTGCAGGAGGAGGCGAGATCGGAGGAGGCCCACATGGAGACGCATGAGGAG GAGGAGCACATTCAGGCGGAGGTGATCAGAGAGCAGTATGTCCATGTGTTCAGACAGAAAGCCGAACAGGAACTCACTGTGTTCCTCACCAAAGGACTGGAGGCTCAGCAGCTCACTGTGCAGGATG CCAACAGAGCATCAGTTTTCCAGTTTACTGTTTGTGAGGACATGGACTGCTGCCAGGTCGGAGGTCAGTCCTTCCTGGTCACCATCGGCAAGCTGAGCCTTCTGCTGCAGTTCAAAACGGCAGCTG ATATGAAGAACTTCCAGAGGTTACTGAAGAGAGGAGATGTTAAAGACAGTCGGATAAGTTGCAGAGGAGGAGACGAGAGAGGAGATGAGGATGCAGAGAGAGGCCAAGCAGCTTCTAGGAGACACCCCACGGTGTTTGAAACAAGGACTGAAAATGCCCCGACACAGTGCTACCAG ttcCACAGCTGTCTGAGCCTGCAGCAGAGTCTACTTCAGGACTACCTGAGGACCGCCACCTATCAGAGAGCCATTTTAGCCAATGATGCTGACTTCAGGGACAAG GTGGTTCTGGATGTATGCTGTGGTTCTGGTATTCTGTCTTTCTTCGCAGCCCAGGCAGGAGCTTCCAAAGTGTATGCAGTCGATTCCAGCCCAATGGCCAAGTACACAAAG ATCCTGGTCCAGAGCAACCATCTCTCTGAGCGGATCAGGGTCCTGGACAGGGAGGTTCGGCAGGTCAATTGTCCTGACATGGTGGACGTCATCGTCTCGGAGCCGATGGGCTACATGCTGCTCAATGAGAGGCTCATGGGGAACTTCCTGTACGCCAGGAAATGGCTCAAACCCAATG GTCTGATGTTTCCCTCCTATGGTGATATCCATCTGGCTCCCTTCACTGACGAGCAGCTCTACTTTGAACACTACGCTCAAGCCAGTTTCtg gcagCAGAGAAGCTTCTACGGTGTGAGCCTCAGTGCTCTTCACAGCGCTGCAGTGGATGAGTTTTTCAGGCAGCCGATAGTG GACACATTTGATGTGCACATCCTGATGGCCAGGTCTGTGAAACATTGCATCAACTTCATGGAGGCTAAAGAAGAGGATCTACACAG AGTGGAGATTCCCTTTGTGTTTACTCTGCTCCAGTCTGGTCTGGTCCATGGATTCGCCTTCTGGTTTGATGTGGCTTATCGGGGGTCCAA GTCCACAGTGTGGCTCTCCACAGCTCCCACTGAGCCTCTGACCCGCTGGGCTCAGATCAGGTGTTTGCTTCAGACGCCTCTATTCGCTAAGTTGGGACAAACTCTGTCTGGGACGGTGCTGCTGGCCGCTAACAACAA ACAGAGCTACGACATCCACATCACGGCCACAGTCGACCAATCAGGCTTCAGATCTGGAAACATCCTGGACCTCAAGAACCcttttttcag GATTCCATCTTGGTGCCAAAACTAG